Proteins co-encoded in one Quercus robur chromosome 8, dhQueRobu3.1, whole genome shotgun sequence genomic window:
- the LOC126694032 gene encoding subtilisin-like protease SBT5.4 — protein sequence MALSFLPSLLLSLVVFFLLHTTTNGAKKSYIVYMGAQSHLFDASLQELDSVTNSHLDLLGSFVGSTVKAKDAIIYSYTRHINGFAAILDEKEAAEIAKDPKVISVFPNLPRKLHTTRSWEFLGLTKDGQIPDSSAWKAGRYGEDVIIGTLDTGVWPESRSFQDTGLGPVPAKWRGICQPGHEDGVRCNRKLIGVRYFNKGYAAALKTPLNESLNSARDLEGHGTHTLSTAGGNFVPNTGILNIANGTASGGSPRARVAAYKVCWPQTETAGSCYDADIMAAVDAAISDGVDVLSISLGATVQNEFFMDGISISSFHAVKNNIAVVCSAGNSGPDWETVTNAAPWIFTVGASTTDRNLANYVSLGNKKQIEGVSLSASGVPGGKFYPLISAENANIANVSTTSALVCYAGSLDPIKVKGKIVLCLRGENARIEKGTECLRAGAVGMILANSDIDGNDLSADPHVLPASHIKYTDGQIIFAYLNGTKNPTASVTDVKTVLGVKPAPFMAAFSSRGPSKIEPTILKPDITGPGVSILAAFTEAVSPTGLDNDQRRFPYAVLSGTSMSCPHVAGIVGLLKTRYPHWSPSAIKSAIMTTAKTQDNTRKSILDSSTVEATPFAYGSGHVNPNSAMDPGLVYDATTEDYLNVLCARGYNDTMIRLFSQKPYSCPDTFSLEDFNYPSIAVPNIQARNVTLTRTVTNVGSPGTYKVRVRQPFEVFVTVKPSVLEFKTTGEKKTFQVIITPNFAKLGTRAGYVFGDMIWSDGKHSVRSPIAVNLAS from the exons atggccCTTTCTTTTCTCCCCTCGCTTCTTTTATCCcttgttgttttctttcttttgcataCCACCACCAATGGCGCTAAAAAG TCTTATATTGTGTACATGGGAGCACAATCGCATCTATTTGATGCTTCATTGCAAGAACTTGACAGTGTGACGAATTCTCATTTAGACTTGCTTGGATCATTCGTAGGaag TACTGTGAAGGCTAAGGATGCAATCATTTACTCTTATACAAGACATATCAATGGTTTTGCTGCAATTCTTGATGAGAAAGAAGCAGCAGAGATTGCAA AGGATCCAAAAGTAATATCAGTATTCCCAAACCTACCAAGAAAACTGCACACAACCCGGTCGTGGGAATTTCTTGGGCTTACTAAAGATGGACAAATTCCTGATTCATCAGCATGGAAAGCAGGGAGGTATGGTGAAGACGTAATCATTGGAACCCTTGACACCG GTGTTTGGCCAGAATCAAGGAGCTTCCAAGATACGGGGCTTGGTCCTGTCCCAGCCAAATGGCGTGGCATCTGTCAACCTGGCCATGAAGATGGAGTTCGTTGCAACAG GAAGTTGATTGGAGTTCGGTACTTCAACAAAGGTTATGCTGCAGCATTAAAAACTCCTCTTAACGAATCCCTTAACTCTGCTCGTGATCTGGAGGGCCATGGCACCCATACCTTATCTACCGCTGGTGGTAACTTTGTACCCAACACTGGTATTCTTAACATTGCCAATGGCACTGCTTCAGGTGGATCACCAAGAGCCCGTGTGGCTGCCTACAAGGTCTGCTGGCCACAAACCGAGACTGCTGGCAGCTGCTATGATGCAGATATCATGGCTGCCGTTGATGCTGCAATTAGTGATGGTGTTGATGTGCTCTCAATTTCTCTTGGTGCCACTGTTCAGAATGAATTTTTCATGGATGGGATATCAATAAGTTCCTTCCATGCTGTTAAGAATAATATTGCTGTGGTTTGCTCAGCTGGCAATTCTGGACCAGATTGGGAGACTGTAACAAATGCGGCTCCATGGATTTTCACAGTTGGGGCTAGTACAACAGACAGGAATCTTGCTAACTATGTTTCTCTTGGCAACAAGAAGCAAATCGAG GGAGTAAGTCTTTCAGCTTCAGGCGTGCCAGGTGGAAAGTTCTATCCATTGATCAGTGCTGAAAATGCCAATATTGCAAACGTATCCACCACATCCGC TCTGGTTTGTTATGCTGGAAGTCTTGATCCCATAAAGGTGAAAGGCAAGATTGTGTTGTGTCTACGAGGGGAGAATGCAAGAATTGAAAAGGGCACTGAGTGTCTTAGGGCAGGTGCTGTAGGTATGATATTGGCTAATAGTGACATTGATGGGAATGATCTTTCAGCTGATCCTCATGTGCTACCTGCTTCACATATAAAATATACTGATGGCCAAATCATATTTGCTTACCTTAACGGAACCAA GAACCCCACTGCTTCCGTTACTGATGTAAAGACAGTATTAGGAGTAAAGCCAGCACCATTTATGGCTGCATTCTCATCTAGGGGACCCAGTAAAATTGAGCCAACAATTCTTAAG CCTGATATCACTGGACCAGGAGTGAGCATACTTGCTGCTTTCACCGAAGCAGTAAGTCCCACTGGATTAGATAATGACCAACGCCGGTTTCCATACGCTGTACTCTCTGGCACTTCCATGTCATGTCCTCATGTTGCTGGCATTGTTGGCCTTCTCAAAACACGGTACCCTCACTGGAGTCCGTCAGCTATCAAATCTGCAATCATGACTACAG CAAAAACCCAAGATAACACCAGGAAGTCAATTCTGGACTCATCCACTGTCGAAGCGACACCATTTGCCTATGGTTCAGGACATGTGAACCCAAATAGTGCAATGGACCCTGGACTCGTTTATGACGCTACCACTGAAGATTACTTGAACGTCTTATGTGCTCGTGGCTACAATGATACCATGATCCGATTATTTTCTCAGAAGCCTTATTCATGTCCCGATACTTTCAGTCTAGAGGACTTCAACTACCCTTCAATCGCAGTTCCTAACATCCAAGCACGCAATGTGACTCTTACTAGAACAGTAACTAACGTTGGTTCTCCAGGCACATACAAAGTGCGTGTTAGGCAGCCCTTTGAAGTTTTCGTCACTGTCAAACCTAGTGTTTTGGAGTTCAAGACAACTGGTGAAAAGAAGACCTTCCAGGTTATTATTACGCCCAATTTTGCCAAATTAGGCACTAGAGCCGGCTATGTATTTGGAGATATGATTTGGTCAGACGGCAAGCACTCAGTCAGGAGTCCTATTGCAGTGAATCTTGCTagctag
- the LOC126694033 gene encoding uncharacterized protein LOC126694033, which yields MAMKLNHSTTTVFQEPPQKDGLKKSLEQTSDNKTSKVIDTKPFPHTNNDPSDPPTNNVDTTTETLENYEIKKRADQTSNKNTFQVLDTKPLTNANNDASGSKQEDNDYAIPSMSSASNVEDAEPNDDNLFLQDLINHRKATKQKSSTKKKLQRRK from the exons ATGGCAATGAAACTTAATCATAGCACAACA ACTGTGTTTCAGGAACCACCGCAAAAGGATGGACTCAAGAAAAGTCTAGAACAGACTTCTGACAACAAAACATCTAAAGTTATTGATACAAAACCATTCCCACACACAAATAATGATCCAAGTGATCCACCCACAAATAATGTTGATACCACAACA GAAACATTGGAGaattatgaaatcaagaaaagagcagatcaaacttcaaacaaaaacacatTTCAAGTTCTTGATACAAAACCATTAACAAACGCAAATAATGATGCAAGTGGATCAAAACAAGAAGACAATGATTATGCCATCCCATCAATGAGTTCTGCCTCTAATGTTGAAGATGCAGAACCAAATGACGATAACCTGTTCCTTCAAGATCTGATCAATCATCGAAAAGctacaaaacaaaagtcatcaacGAAGAAGAAGCTTCAAAGACGCAAATGA